The DNA window TGCCGGCGGCCCAGTCGGTCTTTTCTACAAGTGCCACGGAGAGTCCGCTAAGTGCCGCCGCCTGGGCTACGCCTGCGCCTTGAATGCCACCGCCGATTACGCAGAGGTCGTAGATTTGTGATCTAGGGATTTCCATATCGTTCTTCATTACAAAACGCATTCCGTTATTTGAGTAGGCTGGCAATATCAAAGGTTTCAAACATGGCGACACCGCGTTCTGCCAGTTGATTGGCTAGTTTCGCGTTGCCCACTTCATAGGCAACGAGCTTGCTGGTTAGTCTGTCTAGATTTTCTGCCTCGGGAATAATTTTGTAATCGACAAAAGTGTAGTCTCCGGCGATGGCTGTTATCTGGTCGCTGTGGATGTGGCTCCATTCCAATAGCACTGGGCCGGCTTGAGGCCAGCCGTTGGCTTTGGCAGTGGAAATGATGCTGTAGTCAAAGCTAATTAATACGGCGCGATTGCGGATTGGTTCGAGCACTTGACAGACATTAGCGAGCATTATTTCGGCGCCAAATTCGGCGATGGATTCTTCTTTCAGCTCTACAAACAATGTTACCTTTGGATGGCTGAGAATAAGCTCAACCACCTGGGCCAGAGATGAAATGGTCTGGTCAATAAACTCTTCGCCGAGGCGTTCAGGTTCATAGGCGGGTAGAGCGATTAATTCGTTGCTATACAAAGCCGAGATCAAGCAGTCCTGGCCACTAACGCGCTGTAGATTGATATCGTGATACAGCATCGGCTGCTGGTCGAGACTCAGCTGAACGTCGATTTCTACAAATAAGGCGCCGGCTTCAATCGCCTTGCGCACTGACAATGCTGTGTTTTCTGGGTAGCCTGCTTGCAGTCCACGGTGGGCAACAAGGCGGTTGGCGGAGAGTTTTGGGCTTGTATTTTGCAGAGTCAAAATAGTATTCCAGTTCGCTAATGGGTCTTGGATATCGAGTATTACTGAGACTATACGGTATGCTATAGCACCTTGTAAGCATTGTAGTGCTATCCTTGCCTTTTGGCTTTTATAGAGACTTATCTTATGTCACATGTGCTGTTTGAAATTCGCGATAACGCGGCATTGCTTACGCTCAATAATCCCGATAAACGCAATATGTTGACCCTTGAGGTCTGCTCGGAGATTGTTCGCTATGTAAAACAAGCTGAAGAGCATCCAGAGGTTAAGGCCTTAATCGTCACCGGCAGCGGTCGCGCTTTTTGTGCTGGTGGTCAGTTGAGTGATCTTATTCCCGATCAAGAGATCCTTGAGTCTATTTATAGCGGCTTCTTAAGTATCGCCAACTGTAAATTACCTACCATAGCCGCAGTGAACGGCGCAGCTGTGGGCGCTGGCTTCAATATGGCTGTGGGCTGCGATGTGCGTATTGTCACTGAGAAGGCGCGCTTTGAGCCGCGTTTCTTTGGCTTAGGTCTGCATCCGGGCGGCGGCAATACTTGGATGTTACGACAGTTGGTTAACTGGAATACGGCGGCGGGTATGTTGCTATTTTCTCAATCACTAAGTGGTCGTGAAGCGGTTGAGAAGGGCTTGGCCTGGAAATGTGTCGACGATGAGGATCTGGTTGCAGATGCGTTTGAATTTACCGCTAATATTCGCGACTTGCCGAAAGAGTTGTTGTTGCGTACAAAACAGACCTTGCGCACAGCGGGGGGCACCAATAGTCATAAAGAGATGTTAGAGATTGAAACCGCGGCGCAGGTTTGGTCGATTAACCAACCCTACGCTCGGGATTCTATTGCCGCGATGATCAAGAAGATCAGCGGCAGGTCTTAGACCGCCTTAGCCTCTGTTAGCTATTTTTGGCCAAGGCTTTTTCAGCGGCTACAACTGATTGTAGAATCAGGGTGTTAATGGTCATTGGGCCAACACCGCCGGGAACCGGCGTATAAGCGGCAACGCGATCAACCAGCGGTGTCAGTTCAATATCGCCAACGCCTCCAGGATGGTAGCCAGCATCAACAACCACTGCGCCATCTTTGATCCACTCGGCTTTAATAAACTCAGGTCGGCCTACTGCGCCGACTAAGATATCTGCCTGTTTAATCAATTCTGCAAGGTTCTGGGTTTTCGAGTGACAGATAGTCACTGTGGCATTGGCATTCAACAGCATCAGTGCCATTGGCTTGCCAAGAATAGGGCTGCGACCAACAACAACCGCGTGCTTGCCTGCCATATCAATGTCGTAGCCCTCAAGGATGCGCATAATGCCCTGAGGCGTCGCTGAGCCATAGGCTTCTTCGTTCATTGCCATGCGACCAAAGCCGAGACAGGTCACGCCGTCGACATCTTTGGCAAGGGCAATAGCGTCAAAACAAGCGCGCTCATCAATCTGCTTGGGGGTTGGATGCTGCAATAGAATACCGTGACAGTCAGGGTTGTTATTCAGTTCTTCAATCTTTGCCAACAACTGTTCGGTGCTGGTGTCATCGGCCATCTCGACTGCGATTGAGTCC is part of the SAR92 clade bacterium H455 genome and encodes:
- the folD gene encoding bifunctional methylenetetrahydrofolate dehydrogenase/methenyltetrahydrofolate cyclohydrolase FolD, with the translated sequence MSALILDGKALAAKTEAELSQRVAALKAANNGQAPILATILVGGDPASATYVKMKQNACKRVGMDSIAVEMADDTSTEQLLAKIEELNNNPDCHGILLQHPTPKQIDERACFDAIALAKDVDGVTCLGFGRMAMNEEAYGSATPQGIMRILEGYDIDMAGKHAVVVGRSPILGKPMALMLLNANATVTICHSKTQNLAELIKQADILVGAVGRPEFIKAEWIKDGAVVVDAGYHPGGVGDIELTPLVDRVAAYTPVPGGVGPMTINTLILQSVVAAEKALAKNS
- a CDS encoding enoyl-CoA hydratase-related protein; the protein is MSHVLFEIRDNAALLTLNNPDKRNMLTLEVCSEIVRYVKQAEEHPEVKALIVTGSGRAFCAGGQLSDLIPDQEILESIYSGFLSIANCKLPTIAAVNGAAVGAGFNMAVGCDVRIVTEKARFEPRFFGLGLHPGGGNTWMLRQLVNWNTAAGMLLFSQSLSGREAVEKGLAWKCVDDEDLVADAFEFTANIRDLPKELLLRTKQTLRTAGGTNSHKEMLEIETAAQVWSINQPYARDSIAAMIKKISGRS